The Fusobacterium russii ATCC 25533 genome segment ATTACTACTTAGATTTTCATTATCGACAACAAGAGGTATGTTTCAAAATGGAGAAATATATAATATGTTTTTAGCTGTGAATGAAAGCAGGGTAACAATACTTAAAGTAAATAATAAATATCCTCTTAATAATATATATGCTCGTTTGTTCTATAAAGAAGATGGAAGATACAAGGGCTATTTTATGGTAGAAAAATTAAGCCAGGAAGATAGTTTCACTTTTATGGAATTAAAGGAAATAAAATCAGAAAAAGTTAAAAATAATTTTATCCAAGCCTATTTATCTAATATTTTTGAAAGAGCGAGTGAGGATTTTTCACCCAGTTTAAAAAATATGAATAAGGCTCTATTTTTAGGAGAAGATTCGCTTTCTAAGAAAACAAAGAATAAGATAAGATATCTGGGACTTTCTCATATATTTGCTATGTCAGGTTTTCATATAGCACTTGTTTTCTCGATTTTTTATTTTATTTGTTCAAAAATATTTGAAAAAAAATTAATAATAGAAATAACAAGCTTATTTTTCCTAAGTATATATTATTTAGGAGTAAAAGAGAGTCCTTCCTTTACAAGAGCATATATAATGATAGTTATTTATATTTTAGGAAGGCTTCTGTATGAAAAAATAAATGCTGTAAAAACTCTAGTTGCAAGTGCTATAATATCAATTTTTTTAAAACCGAATACAATTTTTTCACTTTCATTTCAATTCTCTTATTTAGCAATGTTTGCTATAGTTTATTTTTATCCACTTATAAAAAAAATAAATATAAAAAAATGGAAAATTCTTGACTACATTCTTTTCACTTTAAGCATACAGATTTTTTTAATACCCATTCAAATTTTTTATTTTAACACTTTCCCCTTTTTATCAATTCTAATAAATATTCTGATACTGCCCTTCGCAAGTTTTTATATAACAGTCGTGTATATACATTTATTTTTGGAAAATTTTTATCTATCTTTCATTTTAAGTCCTTTAGTGGAATGGTCTTATAGAATATTTGAAAAAATTATAAATTTTTGTTCAGATATTCCAAATATGTCAATTCACTTCTATAGTAAGAATGTAGTATATTTTTATTTAATATTTTTTCTTTCAATTTATATAATAAAAAAAGTAATGTTCAAAAAGGGTAAAAAAATATAATTATATGTGCTATAATTAAAACAAATAAAAATGGAGGTAAAAAATGAAAAGAAAAATTTTAATTTTATTAGTCTTTCTACTTAGCCTATTTGCAATAGCTTGTGGAAAATCTGAAGGAGAAAAATCAGGAATACTGGACACTTTAAAAAATGAGGAAAATGTAGCTCAGAAAAATTTGGATAAGTATAATAGCTATATTGACCTTAATAATCTTTTAATTGACACTACAGCAATTGAAATATTTGATAATGAGTATCTTAATAAAATTTTCAAAGAGGATGGAAACTTTAGAAAATTAGATAAAAAATCACTTCAAGATTTTGGTGAAGAAGGAAAGCGTCATTTTCTACTTTTAGAAAATCATTTAAATGGAGTAAAGAAACATATAAATGATAAACCTAAATATGATTTTGATCCGGAAGTAGAAAAGCTTATAGACACAATTTTTAAATTGAAAGAAACAGTTTTTTCTATAATAGATTATTATAGAAATGGTGAATTTGAAAAAGATAACTATAAGAAAGCAAAAGAATTGGATGATAAATACCTTGAACTATTAAATAATTACTATGAAAATTCTGGAGTCTTTTTTGATCACATAGAAAAATTAGAGTATGAAAACAACAAAGTTTTTATGAAAGAGTTGGAGAAAAAAGGACAAGTGGGACTTCTATCTATGGTAAAATTTGGGGATACAGCAAACAGATTTTCAGATTTGTTATACGATAGACAGGACTTTGTTTTTTCAGATAAAGATTTGGCAGAACTTAAAGCACTTAATCAAGAACTAGAGAAAGATTTTAAAGGCTTAGAAGCAGTTACAGATAAACAACTAGAATCTGAAGCTTTGGACAAAAATATATTTAAAAATTATTTTACTAAAAATGCAGCAGATCTTATAAAATATACAAAAGCTATAATAGACAGCATAGAAAAGAAAAGAAATATTGATAATGACTTAGATGGCTTTGACAGAGCTCATTCAGGAGTTGTAGACGCATATAACTCAATTATATAATCGGAGATTCATACTTTAGAAAAACTTTATATTTGTTATAAAATGGAGGAAGAATGAAGAAAAAGATTTTAATTTTACTAATAATAATATTTAGTTTATTTATTGTAGCTTGCGGAAAATCTAAAGATATAGAGAATGAGAGATTAGAAAATTTTGCTTTGGAAGAAAGCACGGCTCAAAAAAATATGGAAAAGTATAATAGCTACATAAGATTGTATAATTTTATAAATAAGGAAAATCCTATAGATGCATTTGATAAAGAATATGTAAACATAATGTTTAATGATATGGGATTCAGAGAACTTGAAAATGAAGATTTAGAAAATTTCGGACTTGAAGGTAAAAAAGTTTATGAAAATTTTGAAAAGGTTTTAAATGATGTTAAGAAAAGCATGAGTGAAAATCCAGCTTATTATTTTGATGAAAACGTTGAAAAATTGATAGAAACATCTATGAAATTGAAAGAAAATGTTTTTGCTATGATAGATTATTATGGAAAGTCTGAGTTCAAGAAAGATAACTATGCAAAGAGAGAGGACTTAAATAGAGAATATAATTTCTTGTTGGGAGATTATTTTGATTACTCTGATTATTTTATGACTTGTATAGAGAGAATGGAGTATGATGAAGATCTTAAAGAAATAATTGAAGATTTGGAAAAGAATAAGGAAACTATCTTTTTAAGTCTTGGGAAATTTACAATTACTGCAAATGGTTTTATGGACTTAGTATTTTCTAAAAAAAATTCAGATTTTTCTGACAAAGAAATAAAAAAACTGGAAGATATAAATAAAAAATTAAAAAAACACTTAGCTGATATGAAAGCATTAACAGATGAAGAAATGGAAAAAATAGGCTGGAACTCGGAAGAATTTGAAGGATACTGGATTATGAATGCAAATGATATAGTTGATCTTTCTACTGAATTTATCAATAAACTGAAGAAAAAAGAAAGTACAGAGGGAATAGTGAATGAACTTGATGGAGTTATCTATGAATTTGGGGATGCTTTCAGTTCTCTTGTAATGTAGAGATTTTTAGTAGTTTTTTTGAATAATTTTAAAGATTTATTATTTTAGTTAATACTCAAATTTTTTATTTATTGGGAGAAAAAATTGAAGAAAATTTTATTTTTACTGATTATAGTGTTTGGCATATCTTTAATAAGTTGCAATAAATCAGAAGAAAAAGAAGTTAAATTAGTGAATGATTTTGAATATGGAGAAAGCTTATTTTTAAAAAATCAGGATAAATATTTAGCTTATACTGATCTTTATTATAAACTAATTTATGCAAATCCAGTCTATAATTTTGATGAAAAGTACATAAAAGAGATTTTTGATGAAGCTGGAAAAGCAAAAAAAATTAAAGGAGAATCTGTAAAAGATTTAGGACTTGTAATTAAAAATCAATTTAAAGAACTTGAGAATACATTAAAAGAAATAAAATTATATGCAAATCAAGAACCCAGTTATGCTTTTGATAATAAAATGGAGGCATTGACAGCAGCAACTTTTAGACTAAAAGAAAAAATAATGCCTATAATAGAATATTATGATGAGGCATCATATAAAAAAGATAATTATAAGAAAATCAAAAATTTTTACAAAGAATATAAACCTCTGCTGGATGAAGCAACTTTATACTATGAAGAATTTATTCATAGAATATATATATTAAAGGAAAAAGAAATTAGTTCAAATACAATTGATATGCTAAAAAGATATAAAAAAGTATCTAAAATAGATCTTTTAAAATTTTCTGATGTAACAAAAGAGTTTTTAAGTTTAAGTTTTTCAAAAGAAAGATTGGATTTCTTATTTTCAGAAACTGAATTGGAAGAACTAAAGGAAATAAATAAAGAAATAGTAGATAGAGCTACAAGACTTGAAGCTACGCCGGATAAACAGCTTGATATGGAAGAAATAAATATAATTAAATTTAGAGAAAGAATAGTTCCGGATATAAAGGAAGTTGTAAATATTTCTACAGATATTATAAAACTTTTAGAGAAAAATGAGGGAGTTGAAAAAAGAATATATGATCTTGACACTGCCTTTTTTAACCTCACTAATACAATACATACTACATTTGAAGAAGACAGTATATAATACATTAATAAAAAACAGTTGGAGAAAACAGGAGAATGAAAACAGTAAAAAAAGAATGTGAAATAGAATTTGAGGAAAAAAAATCCAGATTTATTGGCTATATAAAACCGGTTTTCTCTAAAGAAGAAGCAGAGAAGTTTATAAACAAAATAAAAGATAGACATAGGGATGCAACTCATAATTGTTCAGTTTATAAGATAAATACAGGTGGACAGGAGCACTACAAAGCTGATGATGACGGTGAGCCAAGTGGAACAGCCGGAAAGCCTATGGGAGATATTTTATCCTATATGGGAGTTACCAATTTGGTTGTAGTTGCAACAAGGTATTTCGGTGGAACCAAGCTTGGTGCGGGTGGACTTGTTAGAGCCTATGCTAAAACAGCAAAGCTAGCAATAAATGAGGCAGAAATTGTCGATTACGAAGAGAAAATAGATTTAATTTTTGAGCTTCCCTATGAAAAAATTTCTGATTTAGAAAAATTACTGAGAGAATTTGAAGCAGAAATTTTTGAAAAGTCTTTTTTAGATAGAGCAATTTATAAGATAAGAGTTAAAAAAGATTTTCTAAATGCTGTAGAGGGCTTAACTTATATTAATATTATCAGTTAAACTTGTTTATTATAAAAAGCTGTTGCAAATTAAATTTTTTTAAAAGTTTTGCTTAGCGACCTAGATATAAAATTCAAATATTTTTAACAAAGTATGGTTTTGATAAAAATACTAGAAATTTTTATTAGGCATAATCGCAAAACAAATGAAAATTTAAAAAATGCAACAGCTTTCTTATTTTACACAGTAAGTTCCATAGAAAATTTTATCTGAATTTCTTCTTAAATATCAGTTTTTTATTTTTAATATTTAAATACATTTATCCTTTTTCATATTCATATATCTTAATTATAGATTATCTTATATACTTTGTCTTTTTCTCTCTGAAAGGAAGATATAAAATAAATGAAAGTGTAATATATATTCCTTCAACAGAAAAAATATAATATGGCCAAGGACCAAAAAAATCAACAGGTGTGGCTGAAGATGGTGGTCTATTCACATATAGATAATTAGTCCCCAATTTTTCATTTAGGAAATAAATTCCCAGAGCAACTAGATTTAAAAAGATGAAAGAGCCTACAGCTCCAGCTTTTGTAACTCTGAAATTAAAGTGAACCAGTGCAAAAACTATACTAAATACTATAAAAAAATGAGTAATAAAAAAACTAATTGAAGCAAAGTCATGTAAGCCTTCTCTAAGATCAGGAGTTATTATTGCAAATAAAGCTCCTAATCCCCAAAAATAAAGAGGTTGAAAAACTACTTTGCTAGTGGTTAACATCATTATTCCAGCAAGAATAATAGTTAAATTACAAAGGTGTAAAGGTAATAAATCTATAATTCTTTCACCAAAAAAGTGATGTCTGTAAATAAGTTCTGCAATTTTTATCCCCAATACAATAACAGCTAAAAATTTTGCCAAGCTATCTTTTCTTATAAAAAAACCTAGAAAAATAAAAAAAAGTGAAACAGCAAAACCCACTGCCATTGCTATAAGATGAGCATTTCCAAACAAAATAAATTTATCCATATAACCTCCTATTTGTGAAAACCTAAGTCAGCAGGATTTATATCCCCTGAGATATATTCTATTGAAAAATTTTTTAGTTCAAATTTCTTTCTATTCTCGGTAACTTTTTTTATTAGAGAGACAGTTTCTTGAGTCAAGTTTCCCGGTTGAAATTGCCCTTTAGACCAATAGTTAATAACTAGTTGACTATCTCCAAATATTTTATTTAAATTTAATTTTTTTGCACATTCTAAAGCTAGATAAAGTCCTAAAAGCTCTCCAAAATTATTAGTTTTATTCTTTGTCAGTTGTACATTATCGAATTTATTGATAAACCAAGAATTTTTATTCAAAAAATTATTAAAGCTGTCATTTTTTAAAACATTTATTAGACTGTTTCCTTCCTTATCTGTTATTCTAACCTCAACTCCTTGACCACGTCCAGTTCCGGCATCAAAGTAAACACCTTCTTTTAAGAGAGCTTTGGAAGATTTTGAAAATGTTCTTTTATTTTCATACTCGGCACCATTTTCAAGCCAGACTTTCGCCTCGTCATAAGATAGAAAAGACTTATATCTAGCCTTTGAGTTTTGGACAATAGATTTACATTCATCCCAAGTTTCAACAATGCCATTGTTTTCTTCATTTAAAAAATAAGCATAGAATTTTTTAGCCATATTTCCTCCTGCTTAATAATAACATAATTATTCTGTTTTTTAAAATAGAATTTATTTAGAAATAAAATAGGAATAAAAAAATGTTATAGTAATACCATAAATAAAAACTATACTACTTATAACATCTATATATTTTTATAACTCATACAAAAGTAGTATACTTAAAAAATATACAAAAAAATAAGGAGGAAAGATATGAAAAAAATAAGTTATTTATTGTTAGTAATTTTATCACTTTTTATTGTGGCATGCGGGGGAGAGAAAAAGGAAAAAAAGGCTAGTCCTAATGGCAATACTGTTGTAATAGCTCAAGGGGCTAAACCGAAATCTTTGGATCCACATATGTACAATGAAATTCCGGGATTAGCTGTATCAAGACAGTTCTATAACACACTATTTAATAGAGAAAAAGATGGAAGTATAACTCCGGAACTTGCAGAATCTTATGAATATGCAAGCGAAACAGAATTAAATGTAGTTTTGAAAAAGGGTATTAAATTCCATGATGGAAGTGAACTTACTGCAGATGATGTTGTTTACAGTTTTGAAAGAATGAAGGATAAACCTGGAGCATCAATAATGATAGCTGAAATAGATAAAGTAGAAAAGACAGGGGATTATTCAATAAAAATTATGTTAAAAAATGCATCAGCACCACTTTTATTTAACTTAGCACATCCTATTACATCTATAGTTAGTAAAAAATATGCGGAAGCAAATGATTTATCGACTACTGCTATGGGAACAGGAGCATATAAATTAAAATCATATGGAGATGGAGAAAAGATTGAAATGGAATCTTTCAAAGAATATTTTGCCGGAACTCCTAAAGTAGATGGAATAGTTTTTAGATCTATACCAGAAGATACAAGTAGACTTGCAGCTCTTGAAACAGGTGAGGTTGATATAGTATATGGAATGTCTGCAATTTCAACTCAAACTATAGAGGCAAATGAAGCTCTTGATTTAATTTCTGAGCCTACAACTTCAACAGAATATATAACTTTAAATACTGAAAAAGCTCCATTCAATAATAAAGAATTTAGACTTGCTTTAAACTATGCAATTGATAAGAAAAGTATAGTTGATTCTATATATTTAGGTAGAGCAAAAGTTGCAAAATCAATAGTAAACCCAAGTGTTTTTGGATATTATGAAGACATAGAAGGTTTTGAATTCAATTTGGATAAGGCAAAAGAATTAGTTGCAAAATCTGGAGTGGAAAATAAAGATTTCTCTCTTTATGTAAATGATAACCCAGTGAGATTACAAGTTGCTCAAATAATTCAAGCAAATTTAAGAGAACTTGGAATAGAAATGAAAATAGAAACTCTTGAATGGGGAACTTATTTATCAAAAACAGGTGAGGGAGATTTCCAAGCTTATTTAGGTGGATGGGTATCAGGAACTTCAGATGCTGATATAGTTTTATATCCATTACTTGACAGTAAATCTATAGGATTTGCAGGAAACAGAGCTCGTTATTCAAATCCAGAATTTGATGCTGAAGTAGAAGCTGCTCGTGTGGTTTTAAGTCCGGAAGCTAGAAAGGAACACTATAAGAAAGCTCAAATTATCGCTCAAGAAGATTCTCCACTTGTAGTTTTATTTAATAGAAATGAAAACATAGGAATAAACAAGAGAGTAAAAGGTTTTGACTATGATGCAACTACAATGCATAAATTAGGAAATTTAGAAATTAACGAATAAAAATAGTTTAGGAGAGAAAAAATGCAGATTGATTTAGAATATATAATTAATAAAACTGTGGAGTTTTTAAAAGTTCCAAGTCCGGTTGGATATACAGATTTGGCAATTGAATGGGTAAAAAAAGAATTGGAAGCTTTTGGCTTAGAGCATAGTACTACAAAGAAAGGTGCACTTATAACTTATATAAAAGGTGAA includes the following:
- a CDS encoding ABC transporter substrate-binding protein, which codes for MKKISYLLLVILSLFIVACGGEKKEKKASPNGNTVVIAQGAKPKSLDPHMYNEIPGLAVSRQFYNTLFNREKDGSITPELAESYEYASETELNVVLKKGIKFHDGSELTADDVVYSFERMKDKPGASIMIAEIDKVEKTGDYSIKIMLKNASAPLLFNLAHPITSIVSKKYAEANDLSTTAMGTGAYKLKSYGDGEKIEMESFKEYFAGTPKVDGIVFRSIPEDTSRLAALETGEVDIVYGMSAISTQTIEANEALDLISEPTTSTEYITLNTEKAPFNNKEFRLALNYAIDKKSIVDSIYLGRAKVAKSIVNPSVFGYYEDIEGFEFNLDKAKELVAKSGVENKDFSLYVNDNPVRLQVAQIIQANLRELGIEMKIETLEWGTYLSKTGEGDFQAYLGGWVSGTSDADIVLYPLLDSKSIGFAGNRARYSNPEFDAEVEAARVVLSPEARKEHYKKAQIIAQEDSPLVVLFNRNENIGINKRVKGFDYDATTMHKLGNLEINE
- a CDS encoding ComEC/Rec2 family competence protein produces the protein MRRIFIFLFISILLLLRFSLSTTRGMFQNGEIYNMFLAVNESRVTILKVNNKYPLNNIYARLFYKEDGRYKGYFMVEKLSQEDSFTFMELKEIKSEKVKNNFIQAYLSNIFERASEDFSPSLKNMNKALFLGEDSLSKKTKNKIRYLGLSHIFAMSGFHIALVFSIFYFICSKIFEKKLIIEITSLFFLSIYYLGVKESPSFTRAYIMIVIYILGRLLYEKINAVKTLVASAIISIFLKPNTIFSLSFQFSYLAMFAIVYFYPLIKKINIKKWKILDYILFTLSIQIFLIPIQIFYFNTFPFLSILINILILPFASFYITVVYIHLFLENFYLSFILSPLVEWSYRIFEKIINFCSDIPNMSIHFYSKNVVYFYLIFFLSIYIIKKVMFKKGKKI
- a CDS encoding YigZ family protein codes for the protein MKTVKKECEIEFEEKKSRFIGYIKPVFSKEEAEKFINKIKDRHRDATHNCSVYKINTGGQEHYKADDDGEPSGTAGKPMGDILSYMGVTNLVVVATRYFGGTKLGAGGLVRAYAKTAKLAINEAEIVDYEEKIDLIFELPYEKISDLEKLLREFEAEIFEKSFLDRAIYKIRVKKDFLNAVEGLTYINIIS
- a CDS encoding viroplasmin family protein; amino-acid sequence: MAKKFYAYFLNEENNGIVETWDECKSIVQNSKARYKSFLSYDEAKVWLENGAEYENKRTFSKSSKALLKEGVYFDAGTGRGQGVEVRITDKEGNSLINVLKNDSFNNFLNKNSWFINKFDNVQLTKNKTNNFGELLGLYLALECAKKLNLNKIFGDSQLVINYWSKGQFQPGNLTQETVSLIKKVTENRKKFELKNFSIEYISGDINPADLGFHK
- a CDS encoding DUF3829 domain-containing protein translates to MKRKILILLVFLLSLFAIACGKSEGEKSGILDTLKNEENVAQKNLDKYNSYIDLNNLLIDTTAIEIFDNEYLNKIFKEDGNFRKLDKKSLQDFGEEGKRHFLLLENHLNGVKKHINDKPKYDFDPEVEKLIDTIFKLKETVFSIIDYYRNGEFEKDNYKKAKELDDKYLELLNNYYENSGVFFDHIEKLEYENNKVFMKELEKKGQVGLLSMVKFGDTANRFSDLLYDRQDFVFSDKDLAELKALNQELEKDFKGLEAVTDKQLESEALDKNIFKNYFTKNAADLIKYTKAIIDSIEKKRNIDNDLDGFDRAHSGVVDAYNSII
- a CDS encoding DUF3829 domain-containing protein, producing the protein MKKKILILLIIIFSLFIVACGKSKDIENERLENFALEESTAQKNMEKYNSYIRLYNFINKENPIDAFDKEYVNIMFNDMGFRELENEDLENFGLEGKKVYENFEKVLNDVKKSMSENPAYYFDENVEKLIETSMKLKENVFAMIDYYGKSEFKKDNYAKREDLNREYNFLLGDYFDYSDYFMTCIERMEYDEDLKEIIEDLEKNKETIFLSLGKFTITANGFMDLVFSKKNSDFSDKEIKKLEDINKKLKKHLADMKALTDEEMEKIGWNSEEFEGYWIMNANDIVDLSTEFINKLKKKESTEGIVNELDGVIYEFGDAFSSLVM
- a CDS encoding TIGR02206 family membrane protein; the encoded protein is MDKFILFGNAHLIAMAVGFAVSLFFIFLGFFIRKDSLAKFLAVIVLGIKIAELIYRHHFFGERIIDLLPLHLCNLTIILAGIMMLTTSKVVFQPLYFWGLGALFAIITPDLREGLHDFASISFFITHFFIVFSIVFALVHFNFRVTKAGAVGSFIFLNLVALGIYFLNEKLGTNYLYVNRPPSSATPVDFFGPWPYYIFSVEGIYITLSFILYLPFREKKTKYIR
- a CDS encoding DUF3829 domain-containing protein; the encoded protein is MKKILFLLIIVFGISLISCNKSEEKEVKLVNDFEYGESLFLKNQDKYLAYTDLYYKLIYANPVYNFDEKYIKEIFDEAGKAKKIKGESVKDLGLVIKNQFKELENTLKEIKLYANQEPSYAFDNKMEALTAATFRLKEKIMPIIEYYDEASYKKDNYKKIKNFYKEYKPLLDEATLYYEEFIHRIYILKEKEISSNTIDMLKRYKKVSKIDLLKFSDVTKEFLSLSFSKERLDFLFSETELEELKEINKEIVDRATRLEATPDKQLDMEEINIIKFRERIVPDIKEVVNISTDIIKLLEKNEGVEKRIYDLDTAFFNLTNTIHTTFEEDSI